In the genome of Zobellia nedashkovskayae, the window CTTCCAGTGTTTTAGTAGGATATTTAGAAGAGAGACCGCCTTCCCTAAATTCTTGGGAAACACCTTCATCTTTTATAGATTTTCTCCAAACATATAATTCTTCCAAAAGTTTATCCTTAACGTCTCCGTAGTGTAAGTCGTTTGCAAGATTATTCAATTCGTAAGGGTCTTTTTCAATATCGAAAAGCTCAAACTCAGGCTTTGTTGGAGCAAAGAATTTGGCTTGGTTTTCATTAAGTTTTCCTTCCATATACATGATGTTCATCTCGGCCAACATAGGATACATATCCTCTTTATAACCGCTGTATTGCAACCATGCACGCTCTGGCATTAAATTATGGATTAATTTATATTTTTTAGAGCGAATAGTACGCATAGCATCATGAGTGCCGCCCATTCTACCTCTTGCAGCAAAAATGTATTCTCGGTTCTTGGATTCTTCTTGAAAGAGGTTTTTCCCTTGTAACTCATGTCTTGGTTTGGCTCCTGTAACGTCTAGAATAGTAGCGGTAATATCAATAGTCTGGACCATATCTGTATTTACTTGAGCAGGTGCAACTTTGCCAGGCCATTTTATAATCATTGGCACTTGAAGACCTGGGTCATATAAAAATTGTTTTCCACGGATATGACATCGGCCGTTATCTCCAATCAGAAAAATCAAGGTGTTTTCGGCGAGACCTTCTTTGTCTAATCGTTTTAGGATACCTCCAATTTCGCGATCACAGACTTGCATTTGTTCTAGACCATTAGCCCAATCGCGTCTGGCAAAAGGTGTATCTGCATAGTAGGGTGGAAGCTCTACTTTAGCAGGGTCAATAGGGTTTTTAGGGTCTCTGTTCCAAGCTCTGTGGGTTCCTCCTAATGTTATCTGAGCGAAAAAAGGTTGACCTTTTTTACGTTCTTTCCAATCCTTACCCATAAACCCTAAATCGCCACTAAAATTGGCGTCAGTTTTGTTATAGATCATTAAAGCAGTGAAATACCCAGCTTCTTTTAATAGAACCGGCATCGGTTCAATATCGTAAGGTAAAGGGTTTTTGTCTTCTTTGGCCGTTCTATGCTGTTGGGCGCCAATGTAATTTTGGTGGTAGCCTGTAAGCATTGCCGAACGAGAAGTTGAACAAACCGGCGAGGTACAAAAAGCGTTAGTGTAGCGTATGCCTTCTGAAGCTAATTTGTCCGTCACGGGCGTTTCTATTCCCGGAGTACCGTAGCAGCCTAAGTCAAGACCCCAATCTTCCAACATGATCCAAACAATGTTTGGACGGGCTTTAGTATTGCTTTGTGCCATCATATTGCATGGCATTAAAATAAGCGCTAATAAAAATGTTTTAATCAGCTTCATACGTAATGGTTCTAAGTATAGGTTCTAAATTTTTTAGACTTTATTTTTTGATAAATTTAATGGTAGCACCACCGTGTTCGGCAAGCTGAATAATTATCGTTTTATCTTTAGAAACTGTTTCGGTACGTTTTTTAAAGGGCACTGCTGTGTCCCACTGTCTTAAATCGGTTTCTTTATTAAGTCCTTTTAAATCAATGCGCTCGGCTTCGGTATCGTCAGTAAAGATTTCCGCGGTGTACTCGCCATCGCCTAAAAAACTACAATCGATAATCATTTTCTGGGCAGCTCCACTTCGTAGAACGCCTAAATACCAATCATTGTCCGTGCGTCTAGCTATAGCTGCCAATTCTCCAATTTTACTTTGAGGTAATACAAAGGTTTCATCCCAGACAGAAGGTACGGTCTTAATAAAACCCAAAGCGGGCTGAAAACTTTTGGTTTTTAAAAGGAATTGGGTGTTTTCTGCAATACAATTAAAAGGAGAATAAAAAGTTACCAAAGTAGCTAATTGATGCGCCCATGTGGTTTCTCCTGGCTCGGTAAACCCAAGCGGTGTATAATCACCATGACCGGTTACGTATCTCGTAAACGGCAATGCAGCATTGTGAGAAGCGGTTAAAGGACCTTCTTTCATATGGTTTACCTCTAAACCTCTTATGCCTTCACGCGTAACTTCGTTGGGATAAGTGCGATATTCTCCGGAGCTTTGTTGGCAACCATGAAAATTGACCATCAATTGTCTTTCCGCTGCTTTTCTTAATAATGCTTCATCAAAAGATATGATGCTTTTGCTCTGGCCGTTCATAAAATCGACTTTTACCCCAACGGCGCCGGTTTGTTTTACGCTATCTAAAAAATGCCCCATTACAGCATAATCGTCTTCAGGAAAATTGATTTCCTTGGAATGCTTCCATACAAAAATGCCGATTCCTTTTTCTTTCGCATAGTTGGAGAGTTCCGTCACCTTAGTCCATTTATTTGGCCACCTTTCCCAGCCTTCGTCTACCATGGAATATGAAAAGTCTAGCGCCTGAGCGTCATCAACCATATCATGTTCTTCTTTATAGTTGACATATTTTCCAGACCACCAGTGCCAAACGGATTTTCCGGGTTTAATCCAGTCGGTGTCCGTAAATAACTTGGGGTCGGGAGCAGGGTTTAACGATGCTACCATGGTATTGTTGGCCAAATCGTTTAAAGTGTCTGCCAATAAAATACAGCGCCATGGTGTGGTTACATTGCCCGAAACATCAAAACCGGTATCACCTTCTTCAAAATTGGCCTTAAAGGTGTTGTTACCAACAGCTTCCAAACGCATACCGCTATAATTATAAAGTGCAGCTTCGGCCAATAATGCATACCCTCCTTGTGGGAGTTCGCAAGTAAGAGTCAAGCCTTGAATAGGACCCATTTGTGAAACCGTAGGCATTTGGGAAATATCGGCAGAAAGCCATTCACCAGCGTGGGATTTTAATTTCCAGTCGCTATCGCGCTCAAAGTACCAAACTTTGGTTTGGCTCGGTATTTTAAAACTGCTTTCTTCTCCCTTTACATTTTGGATGCCACCGCCTGAAACTATATAGCGATATGCGACACCTTCATTGGAAAGTTGAAATTCTAATTTCCAGTCGGTTCCATCGGCTTCTGAAACTTTGTAAGTGTGTAAATCTCCTGTGTAGGAGGCTTCACTTTTAATTCCGTTAAGCGGATATTGTATCTGTATTTCTTTTTGCTCCAGAAGTGCTATTTCCACATTCTTCCCTAAATGTTTGTCATTTACTTTAAGGCCCAGGAGGGAAGTGTCTAGAACTATTTTTTGATTTCTGGTAATTTGAAATGCTAACTGACCGTTCGTAGCCGTAAACAAAGACACTTTAGTAGTGCCATAATTTAAGGTTTGATTTAGCTTATCATCTCCTGAGCTAGTCTTACAGGAGAAAAGCACGAACAAGAAACCAAAAAGCAAAGTGGATTTGTAGAATACGTTTTTCATTTTATACTGATGTTTTCTTAGTTTTTTTTGATTGTTTCCGCTAGCCATGTTCTAATATTTTCTCGTTCTTTTAAATCAAATAAAGTCCAAGTATTGGTATGATTTCTAACTGGGATGTTCATAAAAGTAAAGTTTCCTTGAATACCTGATTGGTCCAGGTAATTTTTACTTTTTGCCGTTCCATTACCTTCTGAACAAATGAATTGTGGTCTTCCGTTCAATCGTTTTAATCGTGCAAGGGCATATGTTTTTTCGGAATTTGGATAGTCCCATGTTTTTAAACCGTCATAGTGTGAATTGACTATAAAGGCCTTCCAAAGATGGGAGATTTCATCATCATGAAGCCCGATATAGTTAACAGCGATGGCTCCTCTTGAAAAACCAGTTAAAATAACGTTGGAAGCATCACCCCCAAATTTAGCACAGACTTCTTTAACCGTGTCAATACAGTATTTTTTGGTTGCTGCTATATCTCCCCACCACCATTTTTGGTTTTCGTTGCCATCAGCACTTATAAAAGGCATGCTTACCCAAATGAAATCTTTGCCTGAGCTAAGACCGTACCCCAAATTACAACCGTCTACTTGGCCTGTAGAAACATCTCCGGAAGAACTTGTATATGGTCCATTACCCGGATATTCTATAATAACAGGATAATTTTCACTTTTTTTATAATTGGTAGGCAGGTAGACTAAGTGATAGACATCTGTGTTTTGGTATGAACCTAAAGTTTGTCGAACTCGTTTACCAGCTTCGGGTTTTCCCTCCGTTATTTCAGGAACAAAAAGGTCTTGATGAAAAGAGCTGATATCAGGTAATTGGGTACTATTTTCTTTCTGAGCTATTACCTGCGTAATGCCTAGAATTAGAAATATAGAAAGCCCAATTACGTTCTTAATCATTTTATAGGGTTTAGTTATAAACTGATATTTTAAAAACAGAAACAGGTATATTATCTTCTTTTTTGACGAACTCAAACGTTAGCTTGTCTGTTGAAATAGCCTGGTCTAGTTCAATAGTGTTTATAGCTTGATAATTACCTTTCACTTCCTTTAGAGTGTTCCCAGAACCATCTTTTATTTTGTAATCGGCAACCACAAAAGGAATTATATCTTCTGGATGTCCCATAAGGGTAGTTTCCAAAGCGTGGTCATAATCACAGTCAAAAAAGAGTTTTATGGTTTTAATACCAACTTTATCGTCCCATTTTAAATCAAGCGTTGGAGTTTTATCGGCAATGTTGGCTACCCAAGCATTGGTACTTCCGTTTGAATTGGGTCTCACTTCTCCGTTTTTAAGATTATCGACTTTAAAAATAAGCAGAGGAGTTGTCATCTTAAGGGCTATGTTTTTACCTTTTGGGCGTCTTTCTGGAGTCCAAAATTCAAAACTATCAACGTTTATTTCTGCAGGTGGGTCTTGTCTTCCAAAATTAGATACCGCTTTGTTTACTTTGTTCTCAACGGTCATTAAGCCCGTTATACGCTCATCCGAAAGACGCACTTTTATCTTTTCGTTTTTCATTAAACAGAAGAACGAGTAGTGGT includes:
- a CDS encoding glycoside hydrolase family 97 protein, producing MKNVFYKSTLLFGFLFVLFSCKTSSGDDKLNQTLNYGTTKVSLFTATNGQLAFQITRNQKIVLDTSLLGLKVNDKHLGKNVEIALLEQKEIQIQYPLNGIKSEASYTGDLHTYKVSEADGTDWKLEFQLSNEGVAYRYIVSGGGIQNVKGEESSFKIPSQTKVWYFERDSDWKLKSHAGEWLSADISQMPTVSQMGPIQGLTLTCELPQGGYALLAEAALYNYSGMRLEAVGNNTFKANFEEGDTGFDVSGNVTTPWRCILLADTLNDLANNTMVASLNPAPDPKLFTDTDWIKPGKSVWHWWSGKYVNYKEEHDMVDDAQALDFSYSMVDEGWERWPNKWTKVTELSNYAKEKGIGIFVWKHSKEINFPEDDYAVMGHFLDSVKQTGAVGVKVDFMNGQSKSIISFDEALLRKAAERQLMVNFHGCQQSSGEYRTYPNEVTREGIRGLEVNHMKEGPLTASHNAALPFTRYVTGHGDYTPLGFTEPGETTWAHQLATLVTFYSPFNCIAENTQFLLKTKSFQPALGFIKTVPSVWDETFVLPQSKIGELAAIARRTDNDWYLGVLRSGAAQKMIIDCSFLGDGEYTAEIFTDDTEAERIDLKGLNKETDLRQWDTAVPFKKRTETVSKDKTIIIQLAEHGGATIKFIKK
- a CDS encoding sulfatase family protein, giving the protein MKLIKTFLLALILMPCNMMAQSNTKARPNIVWIMLEDWGLDLGCYGTPGIETPVTDKLASEGIRYTNAFCTSPVCSTSRSAMLTGYHQNYIGAQQHRTAKEDKNPLPYDIEPMPVLLKEAGYFTALMIYNKTDANFSGDLGFMGKDWKERKKGQPFFAQITLGGTHRAWNRDPKNPIDPAKVELPPYYADTPFARRDWANGLEQMQVCDREIGGILKRLDKEGLAENTLIFLIGDNGRCHIRGKQFLYDPGLQVPMIIKWPGKVAPAQVNTDMVQTIDITATILDVTGAKPRHELQGKNLFQEESKNREYIFAARGRMGGTHDAMRTIRSKKYKLIHNLMPERAWLQYSGYKEDMYPMLAEMNIMYMEGKLNENQAKFFAPTKPEFELFDIEKDPYELNNLANDLHYGDVKDKLLEELYVWRKSIKDEGVSQEFREGGLSSKYPTKTLEEWKERYETWKPWVFREPKSKVKHPFVKKNY